From a single Intestinibaculum porci genomic region:
- a CDS encoding PTS sugar transporter subunit IIB, whose translation MYKIVICCASGMSTSLLVEKMKRSAREQGIDANIIAVGAGQVHQEGENADCILLGPQVLYAKDKLTKDLNAPCAMISMRDYGMMDGENVLKTALSLIENRAVH comes from the coding sequence ATGTATAAAATTGTCATTTGCTGCGCATCAGGTATGTCCACCAGCCTGCTTGTCGAGAAAATGAAACGATCAGCGAGAGAACAGGGTATTGACGCGAATATTATCGCCGTGGGAGCGGGTCAGGTGCATCAGGAAGGTGAAAATGCGGATTGCATTTTACTAGGTCCGCAGGTTCTTTATGCCAAAGACAAATTAACGAAGGATTTAAATGCGCCTTGTGCGATGATCTCAATGCGTGACTATGGGATGATGGATGGCGAAAACGTTTTAAAAACAGCTTTATCTCTGATTGAAAATCGCGCCGTCCATTGA
- a CDS encoding metallophosphoesterase gives MKKALIPLALGALMTMYVRDNKSLTIKRLDIADERIPVSFDGFRILQITDVHQAKFGYKQHRLLKKAKSCAPDLIVITGDVIVNSHTPLGEVIDYVKSLQTIAPVYFICGNHETLLNKTDLMQFILGLKICGVTVLRNETVRLYQGKDEILLSGIDDPSFKAHKTIEQAQIIDEEVKGLGESQMYRILLSHRPECFDVYVKHQIPLVLCGHTHAGQIRFPFIGALVAPHQKLFPTYDRGLFEKGATKMYISAGLGASDIALRVLNPPEMTLVTLHHQ, from the coding sequence ATGAAAAAAGCCTTAATACCACTGGCGCTAGGTGCGCTCATGACGATGTATGTGCGGGATAACAAAAGTCTGACTATCAAACGATTAGATATTGCCGATGAAAGGATTCCAGTGAGCTTCGATGGCTTTCGTATCTTACAGATTACCGATGTCCATCAGGCTAAGTTTGGCTATAAACAGCATCGACTTTTGAAAAAAGCGAAAAGCTGTGCGCCAGATCTGATTGTCATCACGGGTGATGTGATCGTTAATAGTCACACACCGCTAGGGGAAGTCATTGACTATGTGAAAAGCTTACAGACGATTGCGCCCGTCTATTTTATTTGCGGTAATCATGAGACATTGCTTAATAAAACGGACCTCATGCAATTCATTTTAGGATTAAAAATATGCGGTGTTACGGTTTTACGAAATGAAACGGTAAGACTGTATCAGGGCAAAGATGAAATCTTGCTTTCCGGGATTGATGATCCAAGCTTTAAAGCCCATAAAACCATTGAACAGGCTCAAATCATCGACGAAGAGGTCAAGGGTTTAGGAGAAAGTCAAATGTATCGCATTTTATTAAGTCATCGGCCGGAATGTTTTGATGTCTATGTCAAGCATCAAATCCCGCTCGTCTTATGTGGCCATACCCATGCCGGGCAAATTCGTTTTCCTTTTATTGGCGCGTTAGTGGCGCCGCATCAGAAGCTGTTTCCAACATATGATCGCGGACTTTTTGAAAAAGGGGCAACGAAAATGTATATCTCGGCGGGGCTTGGCGCTAGTGATATTGCTTTGCGCGTCCTTAATCCGCCAGAAATGACATTAGTGACACTTCATCATCAGTAA
- the rpsB gene encoding 30S ribosomal protein S2: MAVISMKRLLEVGVHFGHQTKRWNPKMAPYIFTSRNGIYIIDLKKSSEKIDEAYKAMMDIAAKGGKVLFVGTKKQAQEAVQAEAERSGSFYVNSRWLGGTLTNFKTITKRIKRLIELEKMEEDGSLDVYTKKEKILMLKEKDKLERNLGGIKEMKKLPDALFVVDPKVEHNAVAEAKILGIPVFGIVDTNCDPDEVDYVIPANDDAIRAVKLITAAMADAICEAKGEPTTVAYVKDEEDKEVTMNDAVASVEENKSRGPRYKNARRNRNPRNNNNNNASNNNN, encoded by the coding sequence ATGGCTGTAATTTCAATGAAAAGATTATTAGAAGTTGGTGTTCATTTCGGACATCAGACAAAGAGATGGAACCCAAAGATGGCTCCATACATCTTCACATCAAGAAACGGGATCTACATCATCGATTTAAAGAAATCATCTGAAAAGATCGATGAAGCTTACAAAGCTATGATGGATATCGCTGCTAAAGGTGGTAAAGTCTTATTCGTAGGGACTAAGAAACAGGCTCAGGAAGCTGTTCAGGCTGAAGCTGAAAGATCTGGCTCATTCTATGTTAATTCTCGTTGGTTAGGTGGTACTTTAACAAACTTCAAGACAATCACTAAGAGAATCAAGAGATTAATCGAATTAGAAAAGATGGAAGAAGACGGTTCTTTAGACGTTTACACTAAGAAAGAAAAAATCTTAATGTTAAAGGAAAAAGATAAGTTAGAAAGAAACTTAGGCGGCATCAAAGAAATGAAGAAGTTACCAGACGCTTTATTTGTTGTTGACCCTAAAGTTGAACATAACGCAGTTGCCGAAGCAAAAATCTTAGGTATCCCAGTATTTGGTATCGTTGATACTAACTGTGATCCTGATGAAGTTGATTATGTAATCCCTGCAAACGATGATGCAATCCGTGCTGTTAAGTTAATCACTGCAGCTATGGCTGATGCGATCTGTGAAGCAAAAGGTGAACCAACAACTGTTGCTTATGTAAAAGATGAAGAAGACAAAGAAGTTACTATGAATGATGCTGTTGCTTCGGTAGAAGAAAACAAATCAAGAGGTCCTAGATATAAGAACGCTCGTAGAAACAGAAACCCAAGAAACAATAACAACAATAACGCATCTAACAACAATAACTAA
- the yihA gene encoding ribosome biogenesis GTP-binding protein YihA/YsxC: MYTIKKAEFICCAAWESQWPAGDEPEFIMAGRSNVGKSSFINTITHTEGLAKVSSTPGKTRTLNFFNVNDELRLVDVPGYGYAKVPPKIIAQFGEMFETYVTKRKNLRALILLVDYRHPPKDDDLTMYDYAKYYKIPVIVVATKEDKLKRNDLKKNEKIIKDDLGFDEEHDVFIRFSSLKKVGVEQVWEEILKLCH; this comes from the coding sequence ATGTATACCATTAAAAAAGCAGAATTTATCTGCTGTGCTGCCTGGGAGTCACAGTGGCCTGCCGGTGATGAACCAGAGTTCATTATGGCTGGTCGCTCTAATGTCGGAAAATCAAGCTTTATTAATACTATTACCCATACCGAAGGTCTTGCCAAGGTGTCTTCGACACCTGGTAAAACCCGGACGCTGAACTTCTTTAATGTCAATGATGAACTGCGTTTAGTTGACGTGCCTGGTTACGGCTATGCGAAAGTGCCGCCAAAGATCATTGCCCAGTTTGGGGAAATGTTTGAAACCTACGTTACTAAGCGTAAAAACTTAAGAGCTTTAATTCTGTTAGTGGACTATCGTCATCCGCCTAAAGATGATGATCTCACGATGTATGACTATGCGAAATATTATAAAATTCCTGTCATTGTCGTGGCGACTAAAGAAGATAAGTTAAAACGTAATGATCTGAAGAAGAATGAAAAGATTATTAAAGATGATTTAGGATTCGATGAAGAACATGATGTCTTTATTCGATTCTCTTCCTTGAAGAAAGTCGGCGTGGAACAGGTTTGGGAAGAAATTTTAAAATTATGTCATTAA
- a CDS encoding DMP19 family protein, whose protein sequence is MQQGNATAILFTWIFFFAALFVFAFVLIRLLHKSRKRKVRQAARLADFKDKYAHLTPALIDECEDENLPGAIVLECQRKEDEDENYFDHLNEVEKTVYGIYNINQCLTSSIGLRSFFMTPAMAPYVDAIDDIFTNVKAPEFIELLNAAKRLNEVMEGMRADEEDGEYAKYNFSDFTAAYKSMIAGTNFEKKVISYIRENKELFKGEEDETTR, encoded by the coding sequence ATGCAGCAAGGAAATGCGACCGCGATTCTTTTTACCTGGATCTTCTTTTTTGCGGCGCTGTTTGTTTTTGCCTTTGTGTTAATCCGTTTATTACACAAAAGCCGCAAGCGTAAAGTCAGACAAGCTGCGCGCCTAGCGGATTTCAAAGACAAATATGCGCATCTTACGCCGGCACTCATCGATGAATGTGAAGATGAGAATCTGCCGGGGGCGATTGTCTTAGAATGCCAGCGGAAAGAAGACGAAGATGAAAATTACTTCGATCATCTCAATGAAGTGGAAAAGACCGTCTATGGGATTTACAACATCAATCAGTGTTTAACGAGTTCCATTGGTTTACGTTCCTTCTTTATGACACCGGCGATGGCACCATACGTTGACGCGATCGATGACATCTTCACCAATGTCAAAGCGCCCGAATTCATTGAACTGTTAAACGCCGCCAAGCGTTTAAATGAAGTCATGGAAGGTATGCGCGCTGATGAAGAAGACGGGGAGTATGCGAAATATAACTTTTCTGATTTTACCGCCGCCTATAAATCAATGATTGCCGGGACAAACTTTGAAAAGAAAGTTATCAGCTATATCAGAGAAAACAAAGAATTATTTAAAGGAGAAGAAGATGAAACTACAAGATAA
- the radC gene encoding RadC family protein — translation MIKSLPPEENPREKAIALGIGALSNTELLALCLHTGSRHESVMTLATRLLREIDGLQGLKHVTYHKLISIKGIKKAKAVELLAIGELAKRLNVPIKPGIKLNTPRDIYEYMKDMSDFKQEHFEILILDYKHRLLARKLMFIGPNNATTISVREIFEEVLAHNGSAMIAVHNHPSGEALPSLDDEIATSHLMEAGEVMGIDVLDHLIIGAHQYYSMKAETLYNAHDK, via the coding sequence ATGATCAAATCCTTACCGCCGGAAGAAAATCCACGGGAAAAAGCGATTGCCTTGGGGATTGGTGCGTTAAGCAATACTGAATTATTAGCTTTATGTTTACATACCGGTTCCCGTCATGAATCCGTTATGACCTTAGCAACGCGTTTATTAAGAGAAATCGATGGGCTGCAGGGTTTAAAACATGTTACCTATCACAAGCTGATTAGCATCAAAGGTATTAAGAAAGCGAAAGCAGTAGAGTTATTAGCCATTGGCGAATTAGCCAAACGCTTGAATGTTCCAATTAAGCCGGGGATTAAACTCAATACCCCACGGGATATTTATGAGTATATGAAAGATATGAGTGATTTTAAGCAGGAACACTTTGAAATTCTCATTTTAGATTATAAGCATCGCTTATTAGCTCGCAAACTGATGTTTATTGGTCCTAATAATGCGACGACCATCTCCGTTAGAGAAATCTTTGAAGAAGTCTTAGCCCATAACGGCTCGGCGATGATTGCCGTGCATAACCATCCTTCCGGGGAAGCACTGCCTTCCTTAGATGATGAAATCGCCACCTCGCACTTAATGGAAGCGGGTGAGGTGATGGGCATTGATGTTCTTGATCACCTGATTATCGGGGCCCATCAGTATTACAGCATGAAAGCTGAAACATTGTATAACGCACACGATAAATAA
- the mreC gene encoding rod shape-determining protein MreC, translating to MFNKKDKRSQRMFWITIVLVAASVISLLTSTNNIPGSGIVRDTVANVEYYVIKAPLNYVRGVLGEYNELKEVYRENKRLKRSLDNYARELALNNVLADELQEMRSITKIKSLPTDYKVKYTTVIKRDSENWDNKVIIDIGSGSNVKKGMAVITSKGMIGIVSSVNRVSSTVTLLTSEDRSVQLPVMIKSNGKYYYGLLNDYNVESQTYKVQMLSTVNKLKVGSSVTTSGLGGKGKTPKGILVGTVKGLSNNASATGKTVTVKPSVDFDDLSYVAVVQRSNA from the coding sequence GTGTTTAATAAAAAAGATAAGAGGAGTCAGCGGATGTTCTGGATAACCATTGTCCTAGTAGCCGCCAGTGTGATTTCTCTTTTGACAAGCACAAACAATATTCCGGGATCCGGAATAGTCAGAGATACAGTCGCTAATGTCGAGTATTATGTGATCAAAGCACCACTGAATTATGTACGTGGGGTGTTAGGGGAATATAATGAACTCAAAGAAGTTTATCGTGAAAACAAACGTTTAAAACGTTCCCTTGATAACTATGCCAGAGAGCTGGCTTTGAATAATGTATTAGCGGATGAATTACAGGAAATGCGTTCGATTACTAAGATCAAATCGCTGCCAACCGATTATAAAGTCAAATATACAACGGTTATTAAACGTGATTCAGAAAACTGGGATAACAAAGTCATTATTGATATCGGCAGCGGTTCTAATGTGAAGAAAGGCATGGCTGTGATTACGTCTAAAGGAATGATCGGGATTGTCTCAAGTGTTAACCGCGTATCTTCAACGGTGACTTTATTAACGAGTGAAGATCGCTCTGTGCAGCTGCCGGTCATGATCAAGTCTAATGGTAAATATTATTATGGTTTATTAAATGATTACAATGTGGAAAGTCAGACGTATAAAGTGCAGATGCTTTCTACCGTAAATAAATTAAAAGTGGGTTCAAGTGTAACGACCAGTGGTTTAGGCGGCAAAGGGAAAACCCCAAAAGGTATTCTTGTCGGCACTGTTAAAGGCTTAAGCAACAACGCTTCCGCAACCGGGAAGACTGTCACTGTCAAACCATCCGTAGACTTTGATGATTTAAGCTATGTAGCGGTCGTTCAGAGGAGTAACGCATGA
- a CDS encoding valine--tRNA ligase gives MKLQDKYDHHQVEGDKYDNWVKKGYFEAGDTSKKPYSIVIPPPNVTGKLHLGHAWDTTLQDIIIRYKRMQGYDALWLPGMDHAGIATQAKVEARMREEGLSRYDLGREKFLEKAWSWKEEYASIIRSQWAKLGLSLDYSKERFTLDEGLSEAVKTVFVTLYNKGLIYQGERIINWDPVQRTALSDIEVYHKDIKGYMYYFKYKIEGSDDTLVVATTRPETMFGDTAIFVHPDDERYTKYVGMKAINPANGEALPIMADDYIELGKGTSVMKCTPAHDPNDFALGKKYGLAMPICMTDDGHMNALCGKYEGMDRFECRDALVKDFEAAGVVDHIEEIVHPVGHSERSHAIVEPRLSKQWFVKMKPLAQAALKNQETDDKVNFVPERFEKTFTQWMENIEDWCISRQLWWGHQIPAWYNKQTGEVYVGKEAPKDIENWKQDEDVLDTWFSSALWPFSTMGWPDTEAPLFKRYFPTDTLVTGYDIIFFWVSRMIFQSLEFTKRRPFNHVLIHGLIRDEQGRKMSKSLGNGVDPMDVIDQYGADTLRFFLTNNTAPGQDMRYVPSKLESISHFINKIWNSARFVLMNIDEDMSYDDITLEHLNLPDQWILNRLNEVITSVNNNMDKFEFGNVGSELYDFIWNEFCSWYIELAKETLNGDDQQAKIATRSTLVYVLNATLRLLHPFMPFVTEEIYQAIPHKAESIVIASWPEADERFANDKIDDQFAYLIDIVKAIREIRHQYVIKNSVEVAYIMSTNSDDLEDLLQDMAPFIAKLVNAKVAGYNLPVDRNSANAVIKGGNTLSINLGAYIDMEAEKAKAEKEIAKLEKELERSKKMLSNPNFVNKAPAAKVEAEKKKQADYEAKYKAAKEKLASFE, from the coding sequence ATGAAACTACAAGATAAGTATGATCACCATCAAGTAGAAGGTGATAAATATGACAACTGGGTTAAGAAAGGCTATTTTGAAGCGGGCGATACGTCTAAAAAACCATACAGTATCGTTATTCCGCCACCAAATGTCACCGGGAAATTACATTTAGGACATGCCTGGGATACAACCCTTCAGGATATTATTATCCGTTATAAAAGAATGCAGGGCTATGATGCTTTATGGCTGCCAGGAATGGACCATGCCGGTATCGCCACACAGGCGAAAGTTGAAGCCCGAATGCGTGAAGAAGGTCTCTCTCGTTATGATTTAGGCCGTGAAAAATTCTTAGAAAAAGCCTGGAGCTGGAAAGAAGAATATGCGTCTATTATTCGTAGCCAGTGGGCCAAATTAGGCTTATCTTTGGATTATTCGAAAGAACGTTTCACGTTAGACGAAGGTTTAAGCGAAGCGGTAAAGACCGTTTTCGTCACCCTTTACAACAAAGGTCTGATTTATCAGGGCGAACGTATTATTAACTGGGACCCTGTTCAGAGAACCGCTTTATCGGATATCGAAGTGTACCATAAAGATATCAAAGGCTATATGTACTACTTCAAATATAAGATTGAAGGCAGTGATGATACCTTAGTTGTTGCAACGACGCGTCCGGAAACAATGTTTGGGGATACGGCGATTTTCGTTCACCCTGATGATGAACGTTATACCAAATATGTTGGCATGAAAGCCATCAACCCAGCTAATGGTGAAGCTTTACCAATCATGGCTGATGATTATATCGAACTTGGCAAAGGGACCAGCGTTATGAAATGTACGCCAGCCCATGACCCTAATGACTTTGCTTTAGGTAAGAAATATGGTTTAGCAATGCCAATTTGTATGACTGATGATGGTCATATGAATGCGTTATGCGGTAAATATGAAGGCATGGATCGCTTTGAATGCCGTGATGCTTTAGTGAAAGATTTTGAAGCCGCTGGCGTCGTGGATCATATTGAAGAAATCGTCCATCCGGTTGGTCATAGTGAACGTTCTCATGCGATCGTGGAACCGCGTTTATCTAAGCAGTGGTTCGTCAAGATGAAACCATTAGCCCAGGCCGCTTTAAAGAATCAGGAAACAGATGACAAAGTTAACTTTGTTCCTGAACGTTTTGAAAAGACTTTTACCCAGTGGATGGAAAACATTGAAGACTGGTGTATTTCCCGTCAGTTATGGTGGGGGCATCAGATTCCAGCCTGGTATAATAAACAGACGGGCGAAGTCTATGTCGGTAAAGAAGCGCCAAAAGATATTGAAAACTGGAAACAGGATGAAGATGTCTTAGATACCTGGTTCTCAAGTGCGTTATGGCCATTTAGTACAATGGGCTGGCCAGACACTGAGGCGCCATTATTCAAGCGTTATTTCCCAACGGATACCTTAGTGACTGGTTATGATATCATCTTCTTCTGGGTTTCAAGAATGATCTTCCAGTCTTTAGAATTCACTAAACGTCGTCCTTTCAATCATGTTTTAATCCATGGTTTAATCCGTGATGAACAGGGTCGTAAGATGTCAAAATCTTTAGGCAACGGGGTTGATCCAATGGATGTTATTGATCAGTATGGAGCGGATACATTACGTTTCTTCTTAACGAACAATACCGCACCTGGTCAGGATATGCGTTATGTTCCATCAAAACTGGAATCCATTTCCCACTTTATCAATAAGATCTGGAACTCCGCACGTTTCGTTTTAATGAATATTGATGAAGATATGAGCTATGATGATATTACTTTAGAGCATTTGAACTTACCTGATCAGTGGATCTTAAACCGTTTAAACGAAGTCATTACTTCCGTCAATAACAATATGGATAAATTTGAATTTGGAAATGTTGGCTCTGAATTATATGACTTTATCTGGAATGAATTCTGTTCATGGTATATCGAATTAGCGAAAGAAACTTTAAATGGTGATGATCAGCAAGCCAAGATCGCCACGCGTTCGACTTTAGTGTATGTCTTAAATGCGACGTTACGTTTATTACATCCATTCATGCCATTTGTGACGGAAGAAATCTATCAGGCGATTCCTCATAAAGCAGAATCGATTGTGATCGCTTCTTGGCCGGAAGCTGATGAACGTTTCGCTAATGATAAGATTGATGATCAGTTCGCTTACTTAATTGATATCGTCAAAGCCATTCGTGAAATCAGACATCAGTACGTCATCAAAAACAGCGTTGAAGTCGCATATATCATGTCGACAAACAGCGATGACTTAGAAGATTTACTTCAGGATATGGCACCATTTATTGCTAAGTTAGTTAATGCGAAAGTGGCTGGCTACAACCTGCCGGTTGATCGCAATAGCGCGAATGCAGTCATCAAAGGCGGGAATACGTTATCGATCAACTTAGGAGCTTACATTGATATGGAAGCGGAAAAAGCGAAAGCTGAAAAGGAAATTGCAAAGTTAGAAAAAGAACTTGAACGTTCGAAGAAAATGCTTTCTAATCCAAACTTCGTCAATAAAGCGCCAGCTGCAAAAGTTGAAGCAGAAAAGAAAAAACAGGCTGATTATGAGGCTAAATATAAAGCTGCTAAAGAAAAATTAGCAAGCTTTGAGTAA